TGAGTTGATCTCAGCATTAGATGGAACATCTCTTTCAGACAGGAGAGAAATGCATTAACTAAATGCATTAGCTGATATAATCTGAGGATAGGGTGTCATGGCTAGTTGATATAATCTGAGGAGAGGCTGTCATGGCTACCTGATATAATCTGAGGAGAGGCTGTCATGGTTAGTTGATATAATCTGAGGAGAGGCTGTCATGGCTAGTTGATATAATCTGAGGAGAGGCTGTCAAGACTAGTTGATATAATCTGAGGAGAGGCTGTCATGGCTAGTTGATATAATCTGAGGAGAGGCTGTCAAGACTAGTTGATATAATCTGAGGAGAGGCTGTCAAGACTAGTTGATATAATCTGAGGAGAGGCTGTCAAGACTAGTTGATGTAATTTGAGGAGAGGCTGTCATGGCTAGTTGATATAATCTGAGGAGAGGCTGTCATGGCTAGTTGATATAATCTGAGGAGAGGCTGTCAAGACTAGTTGATATAATTTGAGGAGAGGCTGTCATGGCTAGTTGATATAATCTGAGGAGAGGCTGTCAAGGCTAGTTGATATAATCTGAGGAGAGGCTGTCATGGCTACCTGATATAATCTGAGGAGAGGCTGTCATGGCTAGTTGATATAATCTGAGGAGAGGCTGTCAAGACTAGTTGATATAATCTGAGGAGAGGCTGTCATGGCTACCTGATATAATCTGAGGAGAGGCTGTCATGGCCAGCTGATATAATCTGAGGAGAGGCTGATATAATCTGAGGAGGGGCAGATATAATCTGAGGAGAGGTTGCTATAATCTGAGGAGGGGCTGATATAATTTGAGGAGAGGTTGTTATAATCTGAGGAGAGGCTGATATAATCTGAGGAGGGGCAGATATAATCTGAGGAGAGGCTGATATAATCTGAGGAGAGTTTTATATAATCTGAGGAGAGGCTGATATAATCTGAGGAGAGGTTGATATAATCTGAGGAGAGGTTGTTATAATCTGAGAAGGGGCTGATATAATCTGAGGAGGGGCAGATATAATCTGAGGAGAGGCTGATATAATTTGAGGAGAGGCTGATATAATCTGAGGATAGGCTGTCATGGCTAGTTGACATAATCTGAGGAGAGGCTGTCATGGCTAGTTGACATAATCTGAGAAGAGGCTGTCAAGGTTAGTTGACATAATCTGAGAAGAGGCTGTCAAGGCTAGTTGATATAATCTGAGGAGAGGCTGGTTTTGACAGTGTATTTTTTTGTAGCTGTATATCAAACTTTTAAATGTAGATTGTtgctatttattatttatttttctttgtgATGATCGagactgcattgtcggaactagaagcacaagcatttcgctacactcgcattaacatctgctaaccatgcgtatgtgacaaataaaatttgatttgaattgattttgatttgatttgacctgccTAATTTTGGATCTTTTTTCAAAATATTATAAccatgtttctctctttctctctttctccctctctccttccctcccctctccttctccctctctccttccctcccctctccttctccctctctcctttcctctccttccctcccctctccttctccctctctccttccctctccttccctcccctctccttctccctctctccttccctcccctctccttctccctctccttccctcccctctccttccccctctctccttaactcccctctccttctccctctctccttccctcccctctccttctccctctctccttccctcccctcctccctctctccttccctccctctcccctctccctctctccttccctcccctctccccctctctctctctccttgtgtcCTACAGGTTCATCAATGCCAGAAGGAGAATAGTTCAGCCCATGATCGACCAGTCGAACCGTGCAGGCAAGTCTCCCATAGTTACTGTATTCAAGTCTCGCAGGCGAAAGGCCTCCACAAGCCATGCACCCggtccctctccctttcctggaGCTTCCTCGGCCGGTAAATACTGGACCTCCCCACCCCCCCTAAAACAAACAACCAAACCCATCGCGGTGTCAATAAGGAGTGACTGACCACATACTAAAACAAGCCTTTAGACAGTCATCCTAAATAAACGTTCATTAATTGAGTTTAGTTGAATTGAAGCTCAGCACTAATACAGTAACTCTGACATGTTGAGTCCCTAATTTATGCCAATGAACGATTTCATGATGTAAAACTATTAAAACACGATTAAATAATAACAACATGAttggttaataataataatacatattgGGTTAATATTCATGAAGAatgggttgttgttgttgtctgttgTTGTTTTAAACAACCCTAGCTGTGTCCTCAACAAAGTTTGTCCAAATAAACACACCCCTTCCCCCCCAACATTTTAAAAAAACCAAACCCCCAAACTCCAACCAAACCAAAACACAGAGGCATTGACAAATTTCAGTTTCAGTGTTTTGGGAGGTTACTTTTGTTTGGGTTCCCTGCTCCAGCTACCCCCCTCTCGTTACCCCACAACCCCCAGCGCCCTACCCCCCCAAACCTCCCCTTCTTGCGGCTGCTGTGAGTGTTGGGTCCCTGGTGCATGGGCTTGGGTTGGACTGCTGTAAAGTTTATTACCTGTaataggggtcagaggtcagggtggCATTAGGAGCTCAGTAGAGTTCAAAGACATTCACTGGGCCTGAGCTCTTGTTTTTGCTTGACTGACCCCCAAACAGCTTGTATCAGAGGTAAGTGGGTTTCTATGGGAGAGCAggacatggggagagagaacaggacatTCTCCAGTTACCTGTTTAGCTCATCTACCATGTGCTGCCTGCTGCCTTTTCTAGCCCTATGTCTCTGATAAAGCATTGTGGTGATCTTTGTTTATATTTAAACACATTTATACACGGATTTATATTCAACTATTATTACAATATTTTAGAGTTATTTAAATATCTTATTTTTCTagtttcttatttttttcttttcCTCTTTTTTTCAGTGATCTTGTTCAAAAGAGTCGTTGAAAAGATTCCTTCCGATATGTAGATCCGCTGACCTGAGAAATGTACATTAGTTCCCTTTCTATTTTAGTTGAAGTAATACTATTTATAAATGTAGAATCAGCTTCATTAGAACAGATGTGGGCTCTGGTTCTATTATTTAGTGTCATCCTTATAGTGCTACTAGAGGCTGCTGGGTAAAGGATGAAAGGCAAGGCAGTACCATCCCAGGCCTTATGCACCCAACTGACCAAAAGATGATTTCAGCTAGAGCCACTGAGTCTTAATTAATACCACTAATTGACCAATGCCCCCCCACAGTAAGTCAAGGAGCCCCCTACACCCCAGATGGACAACCCATGGGGGGCTTCGTGATGGACGGGCAGCAGCACATGGGAATCAGACCACCTGGTAAGACCCTCCCTcggcgtgtctgtctgtctgtctgtctgtctgtctctctctctttcatctttctttctttcctttgtCTGTCTtttcattctgtctctgtctctctctctctcactctctctctctctctctctctctctctctctctctctctctctctcctcttgtctcgctctctctctctctctctctctctctctctctctctctctctctctctctcatatttctttctttctttcctttgtCTGTCTTTtcattctgtctctgtcgctctctctctctctctctctctctctcctctctctctctcctctctctctctctctctctctctctctctctctctctctctctctctctctctctctctctctctctctctctctctctctctctctctcatctttctttctttcctttgtctctcttttcattctgtctctgtcgctctctctctctctctctctctctctctctctctctctctcctcttgtctcgctctcccctctctctctctctctctctctctctctctctctctctctctctctctctctctctctctctctctctctctctctctctctctctctctctctctctctctctctctctctctctctctctctctctctctctctctcgtctgttcTATGGTttcgtctggtctggtctgccatACAAATGCCTGCCTTCCCACAAGTCCTTGGTGTAGACAATTCCCAGGGTGtcctaaaaacacacacaccaccacctctTACAGCATAGGTACGGTGAGCACCAGTTCCTCACATAgcaactcctctgtctctccttccttctcagtctttctctgtctcacgCCATTGGGCCTAATCACCAAATTATGCCattaagcctctctctctctctctctctctctctctctctctctctctctctctctctctctctctctctctctctcccctctctatctttccccatatctctccctctgtttctctatctttctccctctatctctcttgctctctctgtttctccccatctctctccctctctctctcttgctctctctgtttctccccatctctctccctctctctctccctctgtttctccccatctctctccctctcgctctctctgtttctccccatctccccctcccaccctctctcgctctctctgttcccccctctctctttctctccccatctctctcccctgttcctctgtaAACTGTGCTGGTCTCTAgcccttcctcctctacctctttgGCCTCTTCCTGTCACCTATAGTGGATCTAGACCAAAGGTCTCCTTTCATTTGGGTTGTCCTATAGACAGGTTGGCAGATAACATCAGCACGCGCATCGATGTGACCGGCAGCTCGTAGGCATCAGGTTTCAGCTCGTTCTGTCTTGTTCCTGGTACCATGTCACGTTGTGAGGTGATTTTGACTGATGTCATGGCTAGGTTGGCTGACTGATGTCATGGCTAGGTTGGCTGACTGATGTCTGGCTGACTGATGTCATGGCTGGGTTGGCTGACTGATGTCATGGCTAGGTTGGCTGACTGATGTCATGGCTGGGTTGGCTGACTGATGTCATGGCTATGGCTCTGtcatggctggctgactgatgtCATGGCTAGGCTGGCTGACTGATGTCATGGCTAGGTTGGCTGACTGATGTAATGGCTGGGTTGGCTGACTGATGTCATGGCTAGGTTGGCTGACTGATGTCATGGCTGGGTTGGCTGACTGATGTCATGGCTAGGTTGGCTGACTGATGTCATGGCTAGGTTGGCTGACTGATGTAATGGCTAGGTTGGCTGACTGATGTCATGGCCAGGTTGGCTGACTGATGTCATGGCTAGGTTGGCTGACTGATGTCATGGCTAGGTTGGCTGACTGATGTCATGGCTGGGTTGGCTGACTGATGTCATGGCTAGGTTGGCTGACTGATGTCATGGCTAGGTTGGCTGACTGATGTCATGGCTAGGTTGGCTGACTGATGTCATGGCGAGGTTGGCTGACTGATGTCATGGCTGGGTTGGCTGACTGATGTCATGGCTAGGTTGGCTGACTGATGTCATGGCTAGGTTGGCTGACTGATGTCATGGCTAGGTTGGCTGACTGATGTCATGGCTAGGTTGGC
This genomic stretch from Oncorhynchus keta strain PuntledgeMale-10-30-2019 unplaced genomic scaffold, Oket_V2 Un_contig_29511_pilon_pilon, whole genome shotgun sequence harbors:
- the LOC127923390 gene encoding homeobox protein Meis1-like — encoded protein: MIDQSNRAGKSPIVTVFKSRRRKASTSHAPGPSPFPGASSAVSQGAPYTPDGQPMGGFVMDGQQHMGIRPPGAMSGMGMNMGMEGQWHHVVFRLSINPRHMGK